The DNA region GTGCGACGTTAGGGTTCTTGCCTGACCGTGTGCTTGAGGGCAGAATTGTCAGCAAGGTGGACGAATGGTTTCCCGGGCTGTCTTCTGAGTTTATGCCTAAGCTGGACGAAGGGTCGTTCCTCCTCATGCCCACCACCAGCGCTCATGCGTCGATAGGTGAAGCGATTGAAATTATCAGCCTCCAGGATGCTGCGATCAGTGCGATTCCAGAAGTGGAGACAGTTGTAGGTAAAATCGGGCGCGTCGAAAGCGCGCTTGATCCTGCTCCCGTGTCGATGGTGGAAACGGTGATTAACTATAAGCCGGAATTTAAAGAAGATGCCGATGGGCGGGTGATGCGCTTTGCGTGGGATAAGTCTACTAGTGAGTTCGTACGTGATGCCTCTGGTGAATTGGTTGCCGACCCGAAAGGTCGGCCGTTCCGCAACTGGCGCGATGAGATCAAATCCCCTGACGATATATGGGAGGAAATTGTCCACGCTGCGAAGGTGCCGGGGGTGACCGATGCACCGAAACTCCAGCCAATCGAAACCCGCATCGTGATGCTCCAGTCGGGTATGCGCGCGCCGATCGGGATGAAGGTTTTCGGACCGGATCTCGAATCGATCGAGAAAGCGGCACTTCAGATCGAGCAGATTCTTCGCAGTGGTGAGGCTGCCGCTATCAACACTGCAGCTGTTTCGGCGGACCGGGTGGTAGGAAAGCCTTATATCGAAATAGATATTAAGGCCGAGGCAATCCAACGGTATGGGCTGCAGAAAGAGGCGGTGCAACGCACGATCGAAGTGGCTGTTGGTGGGCGTTCGGTGACCACGACCATCGAGGGTCGCGAGCGCTACCCGGTTCGCGTGCGTTATCCACGCGAACGTCGCGGCGATTTCGGTGCGCTCGATAAAGTGCTAGTCGCCACCCCTAGCGGCGCTCAGATCCCGCTGGGCCAATTGGCAACTATCTCGTATCGGCGCGGTCCGCAGATGATCAAAAGCGAAGATACGTTTTTGGTTGGCTATGTGATCCTCGATACGAATCCGGGCTTCTCGGAGATCGACGCGGTCAATCAGGCACAGGCGCTGCTCGACGAAAAAGAGGAGAGTGGTGAGTTCGTTCGTCCCCCTGGTGTGACGTATGTCTTCACTGGAAACTATGAAAACCAAGTGAGGTTCAAAGAGAACCTTGTCCGTATCCTGCCGGTGACACTCGCGTTGATCTTTCTCCTGATCTTCATTCAGTTCAGAAAAGTTTGGTTGACGGCGGTGGTGTTCACCGGAGTCGCATTCGCATTGTCTGGTGGGTTTGTTATGATTTGGCTCTATGGGCAAGAGTGGTTCTTGGCCGGGAGCTGGTTCGGGGTGGACTTGCGGTCGTTGTTCCAGATGCAGACGATCAATTTGAGTGTTGCGATCTGGGTCGGATTCCTTGCGTTGTTTGGCATCGCCACCGATGACGGCGTGTTGATGAGCGCCTATCTTGAGCAACGTTTCAATAGTGATCCTCCGCGTGACAAGGATTCGGTGCGGCGTGCGACAATCGAGGCGGCCACCAGGCGGATTAGACCTGCTATGATGACCAGTGCCACCACGGTTCTTGCGTTGTTGCCAGTTCTCAGTAGTACGGGGAAGGGCGCTGATATCATGGTGCCAATGGCGATCCCGACATTCGGCGGGATGGTCTTCGCGCTGATCACCGTGTTCGTTGTGCCGACGATCTATTGCACGGTGAAGGAGAAGGGAGTGAGGGAGATTGAATAGTTTCTAGGCTGATGAATTTCCTGAGTTCGAAACGAGCCAAAACCTAACTGAGAAGCCATGAAGGATTTGTCCAAATCAGTTTCGTTGCCAATCGAAGGGATGACATGTGCGTCATGTGTCGGTCGAGTCGAGCGCGCCTTGAGTGCCGTTCCTGGGGTTACTCGTGCCAACGTCAATCTGGCGACTGAACGGGCCAATGTTCATTTCGAAGGTACGGTAGAGCGCGATTCTCTCGTGCAAGCGGTTGTAGAAGCCGGTTACGAAGTGCCCTCCGAATCTGTGAAACTTGCCATCGACGGCATGACTTGCGCTTCGTGCGTGGGGAGGGTTGAGCTGGCGCTGATGAACGTGCCGGGAGTATCCGAGGCGAACGTCAATCTCGCGACAGGGCGGGCAAGTGTGAGGGGGAGCGCTGAAGTAGCTGGGCTGATTGCGGCTATCAAGCATGCGGGCTACGATGCGCGAGAAATAGTGGACAGCGACAAGACTGTAGGCTCCACCACGGAAAAGCTAGACCAAGAAGATCTCGCTCTCCGTCGAGACCTGGTGATAGCGAGTACCCTTACGTTTCCAGTGTTTTTGTTGGAGATGGGAAGTCACCTAATCCCCGCGTTCAGCCATTGGGTCATGTCGACCATCGGGACGCAGGTGAGTTGGTATATTCAGTTCGTCCTTACCTCGCTGGTCTTGCTGGGGCCTGGTCGTCGGTTTTACACCAAAGGGTTTCCTGCACTCGTTCGAGGCGCGCCTGATATGAATAGCTTGGTGGCAGTCGGTACCACGGCAGCGTACCTTTACTCTATCGTTGCGACCTTCGCTCCGAGTATACTGCCAGCCGGGACGATCAGTGTGTATTTCGAGGCCGCTGCAGTCATTACCACACTCATCCTTTTAGGGCGATGGATGGAGACTCGGGCCAAGGGCCGTACGTCGGAAGCGATAAAACGGCTAGTCGGCCTCCAAGCAAAAACCGCGAGAGTGCGCCGGAACGGAAAGATAGAAGAAGTCCCTGTTGCCGACGTCGTTGTCGGTGATGTCGTTGAAGTCCGGCCGGGCGAACGGGTGCCGGTTGACGGGGAGGTCGTTGAAGGGGCTAGCTACATCGATGAAAGTATGGTCACCGGTGAGCCGCTACCCGTCGCCAAAGAGAATGGAGCTGCGGTTGTTGGTGGCACTGTCAACCAAACGGGTGCTCTTACGTTGCGAGCGACCGCTGTAGGAGGCGACACAATGCTCGCGCAGATCATTAGGATGGTTGAGGAAGCTCAGGGATCGAAGCTCCCCATTCAGGCTCTGGTGGATAAGGTGACAATGTACTTTGTTCCCGTGGTCATGGTGTTGGCGCTTTTGACATTCGGGTTATGGTTCTTCTTGGGTCCGGAGCCTTCACTTACCTATGCGCTTGTCAACGCTGTCGCTGTTCTGATCATCGCGTGCCCGTGTGCCATGGGGTTGGCTACACCCACCTCGATCATGGTGGGTACCGGGCGTGGCGCTGAGATGGGGGTGCTCTACCGGAAGGGGGAGGCGTTGCAGTTGTTGAAGGATGCTCGGGTCGTGGCTCTCGACAAGACCGGTACGCTTACTGAAGGCCACCCCCGCATGACCGACTTCGAGGTGTTGGAGGGGAGCGATCGTAGTGACGTACTGGCAAAAATCGCGGCTGTTGAGTCCAAGTCTGAGCATCCGATTGCTCGTGCGATTGTTGCAGCGGCAGAGCAGGAGGATCTACTGTTACCGGATGTTACAAATTTAGAGAGCGTAACGGGGATGGGGGTCGTCGCCACCGTGGGGAGCGATCGCGTTGAGATCGGCGCGGATCGCTACATGGCTTCGGTCGGGTATGACGTGGCTGAGTTTGCCGAGGTTGCGAATCGTCTCGCTGACGTCGGTAAGTCGCCAATTTATGCTGCGATTGGTGGGAAGCTTGCCGCCATTATCGCGGTGGCAGATCCGGTCAAGAAAAGCACACCGGGTGCGATCGATGCCTTTCATCAGTTGGGATTCAAGGTTGCGATGATTACCGGGGATAACCGTCGCACGGCGGAAGCGGTTGCCAGACAATTAGGTATCGACCAGGTTATTGCCGAGGTTCTTCCGCGTGGCAAAGTAGATGCGGTTCGGGCACTCAAAAAAGAGCACGGTAGCGTCGCGTTTGTCGGAGACGGAATTAATGACGCACCGGCGTTGGCGGAGGCCGATGTCGGGCTTGCGATAGGTACTGGCACCGATGTGGCAATCGAGGCCGCAGATGTGGTTCTGATGTCGGGATCGCTAAAAGGGGGACTGAACGCCATTGCTCTGTCCGTGGCTACCCTTCGAAACATCAAACAAAATTTGTTTTGGGCGTTCGCCTACAACACTATTTTACTCCCCGTAGCAGCTGGCGCTCTTTGGCCACATTTCGGCATATTGCTATCACCTGTGTTTGCGGCCGGCGCTATGGCCTTTTCGTCTATCTTCGTTCTCGGCAACGCTCTTCGGCTGCGTCGTTGGGTTGCTCCTATGGCTGATAGCTAGTTGTCGAGTTTATGGGGAAAGAGCATTCAGCCCAGTGCGAGAAGGCGGAGGCTGTGGTTGAGATTCCGAGTTATGTGAGTCGAGGTTGGGCACACCTGACATAGCTTTGCGCAATGTCTCGTCACCTAGACGGGTACACAGACTATAAACGTCTTCCGATTGGTAGTCGACAATTGCAATCCGGACCTCAGAAGCCATGTTTGAGTTCTCCAGTCAACAAGTCAGGCTATGGCGTTAACTTTGGAGGCTGTGCTTTGGTCGTCTAGCTAGAGTTCGTAAAACTCTAGCTGTCGAGCGATGGAGAGGTGACGCATATGAACCGCCTTGAACGCCGATGACTAATATGAAAACAACTTACGTATGACTTACAGTTGCTGTCTCGACGGGCGCCTGCTTTTGTAAGTTTCTTGTTTTGAGGCTGTTGTGAAGTGGCGTCCCCGAGAGGAATCGAACCTCTATCTAAAGTTTAGGAAACTCTTGTTCTATCCGTTGAACTACGGGGACCCAGTGGTCGCATGGACGGCGCGAAGGTATCCTGCAGTTGCTGCGAGATCAAGGGGCGAGAGAGAATTTGAACTTGAAAGCTGGAATGAGGGGGGGCGGAAGTAGGGCGAAGGTTAGCAGGTCGTTGTGGTTGCTATGTTTTGGAGGGAGGCGCTGCGGGTATTTAGGAGGGGGGCTGGGTCTAAGCTGGCGGGCTGAGAGGCGGGTCGCGTGCAGGTGGAGTGCTGTGTCGTGCTGCTTCATGCGTGCTTGCTGCTGCTCTGGTGTTGATGAGCGTTGACTGAGGGTACGGGTTCTTTGCATCATGGCCGGTATGAAACGCGACAAGATGCGGGTGTGCCATGTGGCTCAATGGTGTCGGAAGGCTCTGGAACCATGGGCTGAGAAGGCGGCGCACGGTGGGCCGCTGAGTGATGAGGATGTGCATCAGTTGCGGGTTGCGACCAAGCGGGTGCGCGCGGCATGGCGAGTGATGGAGTCGGATAAAAGGGTGGCGCGTGAGCACAGTGCGAACTTGGCGGCGGCGGCGCGTATGGTTTCTGGCGAGCGGGATGCAGCGGTTTTGCGGGCGTTGATCACGGAGATGGAAAAGACGTCGGAGCAGTCTGCTGGTGATGGATTCTACGAATGGTTGGCGGATGCGGTGACGTCGGATTGTCTGGATCGCAGTGTGCCGGTGGAGCGTGGGGATGGGGTGTCGATCCGGGCGCGGTTGGCCAAGGCTTTGGATGATCTGGCCCCTTATCTTCAGGATGAGTTCAGTGGTCACCGCAAGGTGCTGTATGGGATGCGGCGGACGGCGAAGAAGTGTCGCAAGTCATTGCGCAAGGCGGCGCGGAATGACACGCCGGAGGAGTGGCACAAGGCGCGTCGGCGGGTGAAGTTTGTGGTGCACCAGAACCAGATTGTGTGCGAGTTGGCGGGACAGGATTTGCCGGATGAGGTGACCGCGATGCGCGGGTTGGCGCGTCAGCTGGGGGAGTGGAATGACTTGGACAACTTACGGGCTGCGATGAGTCGGATTGCGGTGCCGGCGTGTCACACGGACGACGCGCGCTCGGTGATGGAATGGATTGAGGCGCGTGACCGCGAGATGAGAGATGCGGTGAAGAAAGTGGTGCGTGGCGGGTGAAGGATGGGCGGTTTTGGACAGGATTTACATGATGGTCATGATTTTACGCAGGGGGGAGTTGAGGTTGTAGACTCGCTGGGCTCGGGGGGCGGGGAATGGTGGGCGGAGGTTCCTGTTTTAGGATCCGCAGATGGCGCAGATTGATGGGATTTTGCGCAGGCATGGGCGGTGGGGATTGGCTCGCGGTGCTCGGGTGGGGCGAATGCTATGTTACGGGGAAGGATTGGTTTTCCACAGATGGGCAGGATTGGAGGGATGGCTCGCAGGCGAGAGCTGAGGTTGTAGGGCTCGCTGCGCTCGGGGGCGGGGAATGGTGGGCGTAGGTTCCTGTTTTAGGATCCGCAGATGGCGCAGATTGGGGTGATTTCGCGCAGGCATGGGCGATGGGGATTGGCTCGCGGTGCTCGGGTGGGGCGAATGCTATGTTACGGGGCGGATTGGTTTTCCACAGATGGGCAGGATTGGATGGATGGCTCGCGGGCGGGAGCTGAGGTTGTAGGGCTCGCTGCGCTCGGGGGCGGGGAATGGGTTTGCGGAGGTTCCTGCTTTGGGATCCGCAGATGGCGCAGATTAGGGTGATTTTGAGTCGGCTTGGGCGGAGATGGGCGTTCGTTTGTGCTCTGGTTAGGGGCGTGGTGTGCGGAACAGATGTGGGGGCGATTAGGAGGCGTTTTTGCCGCGGTAGTAGATGAGGAAGAAGATGAGGGTGGCGGCGATCATGGCGGATTGGACGCCCCAGAAGAGTGACCAGCCGCTGGAGGTGGAGTGGATGGCAGATTGTTTGAAGAGCTCGCCGCCGACGAGCATGCCGATGAGGGTGCCGACACCTCCGTTGAGCATGACGAGCAGCGATTGGGCCTGGCTGCGCATTGAGGGGGCGATGCGGTCGGCCAGGTACATTTGGGCGGTGATGAAGACACCGGTGTAGCAGATGCCGTGAAGGAAGATGCCGACCCAGAGCCAGGTGGTGGCTGACGATGCCGAGCCGACGGTAAAGAGGATGTAGCGGATGAGGGCGGCGCTGAGCGAGGTGAGGAAAATCCAGCGCATGCGGACGCGGGCCACGAGCATTGGGAGTGAGATCATGGCGACAATTTCACTGACCTGGCCGAGGGTCATGGTGGAGGCAGGATGGGAGTCGCCGAGCTCGCGCAGGAGGATGGGGGTGTAGGGGTAGAAGGCTGCAAATGGGATGGAGACGAGTGTGGTGGTGAGGAAAACGGCCCGGTGGTCGCGGTTGCGGAGGAGGGAAAAGGCATCGAGCCCGAAGAGTGCGGTCAGTCCTTTTTTGGCGCTGACCATTGCCTGGGGCGGGACGGCGGGGAGGAACCAGCAGGCGATGGCGAGGGCGGCGAGGACGACGGCTCCGGCGTAGCCACCGGCGACTGAGGTTTCTCCGTGGAGAAGGTGGCTAACGGTCCAGCCGGCAGCGATCCAGCCGAACGTGCCCCACAGCCGGACGCGGGGGAATCGGGTGTCGCCTTTGCCGAGGAGGGCGAAGGCAAGCGAGGCGATCAGCCCGAAGGTTGGCGTGAAGAAGAGCGCACGGATAAAGAAGACAAAGATGAATACCCACGGAGGGGCTCCGCGGTCGAGCAGGTAGAAGGACCAGGCAAGAGTGATGGACGAGGCGGCGAAAAGAACCGCCAGAACTTTGCCGAGGTCGAAGCGTTTGTCGGCCAGGGCACCGGACATCAACGGGGCGAGCATGGCGGCGACCGGGCCGGCGGACATGGCCAGGTGGATGAACTCACCGAGCCCACGGGAGGACATGACATTGCCCAAGGTTACGGTGAATAGCCCGGGGACTCCGAGGTGAAAGAAGAACAGGATGCATAGCAGGATCTCGACCCGTGCCGCCGACCATTTGGGGCTGGTATATTCGGGTGGGGAGGGGTGAGATTTCATAGCAAGGGACTCATACACGTGCGGGGTGGGAGGTGCGCGTGGAAAAATTCTGCTAAAGATACGATTCACGCACTTGCATCCGGTGAATCCGTGGCTAATATGGCTGCTCGCTCGCAGATAGCAGAGCGGCCGACTTAGCTCAGTTGGTAGAGCAACTCACTTGTAATGAGTAGGTCGTCGGTTCGAATCCGACAGTCGGCTCCAGTTTTCATGAAAAAGGACTCACCAGATGGTGGGTTCTTTTTTTGTTTCGGGGGAGGGGCTCGCGGCGCTCGTGGGAGGGGAATGGTCTGAGGAGGTTCCTGTTTTTTGGGATCCGCAGATTTCGCCGATTGATGTGATTTTGTATGGGGGGAGGTGAAGGGCTCGCGATGCTCGGGCGGGATGGAGGATTCTTCGGAGACTGGGGCGGGGGCGAAAGAAAAAGGGACGCCTCTGGTGAGGTGTCCCTTTGTTTGAGTGTCTGTGATTTGCGATGCCTATGGGTGCCGCTGGCTATTCTTCTTCGTCGGACGAGGTCTGGGCGTCGCGTTCTTTGGCGGCGGTGATGAGAGCGTCGACTTCTTCGACGTGTTCCCATGGGAGGCGGCGGCGTTGGTATTTGCCGAAGATCTTTTCGCGCAGGACTTCGAGTTGGGTGACCGAGAGGTCTGCTGGATCGTGGTCGGTCCAGACGCGAGGGAACCCTTCATTGGCTGCGCGGCCTTTTGGGATTTCGCAGGTGCGGTAGAACCAGCGTCCGGTTTCGCGCCATGCTTGGATGAGGCGGTAGGTGTGGTTGTCTACCTTTTCACGCCAGTCGTGCATGTTTTTGGTGCTCCGTCCGTAGGAACGGCGTGGGTCGCGGTCTTTGGCTGGGCGGCGTCTTGGCATGAAGAATAGATAGTCGCGGATGGCGCGTAGGGCAAAGTTGAAATCGGGGCGCGGGGAGGGAGAGAAGTGCGCGCGGTGCGCGGATGGGGAGCTGGCCAAGCTGGAGCTTGGCGTTCCAGCTTGGTGTTGGGAGATTGGGAGGTGCGACGGAGGTTGGATCGCCCTTGCAGGGCTTGGGTGTGGGGTGGGGCGATTCCCATGCCGTTGGCATGGGCTACGTTGGGACGCACCTCCGGTGCTGGGGCGGGAAGGTTGGAAGGTTGGAAGGTTGGAAGGTTGGAAGGTTGGAAGGTTGGAAGGTTGGAAGGTTGGAAGGTTGGAAGGTTGGAAGGTTGGAAGGTTGGAAGGTTGGAAGGTCGGAAGGTCGGAAGGTCGGAAGGTCGGAAGGTCGGAAGGTCGGAAGGTCGGAAGGTCGGAAGGTCGGAAGGTCGGAAGGTCGGAAGGTCGGGATCTTGGATCTTGGTGCGGCTTTCGGATTCCTTGCTTGGCAAGTGGGGTGATCAGGGGTTTGTTGTCGGCGATTATGACTGGCTCATCTTTATTTCGTCAGGACTGGCTGAAGGTCACGCTGTGGCTTGTGGGAACGATGGTGCTTGGGGCGTTATTGGCGCCTTGGGTGTTTGTTGGAGGCAAGGCTTTTGCGGAGTGGGTTGTGGCTGGAGGTGAGGCGAGGCAGGGGCTGCCACTGGTTGGCTGGGTGGGCGAGGAGGCGCTGAAGGCGGACTTCAAGCGCTACTTCAACCGTGCGATGCTGGTGGCTGCGTTGGTGTTGTTGTGGCCGTTGGTGAAGTCATTGCGTGGTGGTGATGCGGCGCCTCACGGGTTGCGTTTGGAGAAGACTCCGCACCGGTTTGGCTATCTAGCAGTGGGCTGGGTGATGGCGTCGGCGATCTTGCTGGCGATGGGGTTCTCGTTTGTGGGCGTGGGCTTTTTCCGGATGCGGGGTGAGCCTGAGTGGGGCGAGTGGTTGACGACGGCTTTGATTGCCGGGTTCGGGGCGGCGGTGATGGAAGAGATCTTCTTCCGCGGTTTGTTGACCGGGGCGCTGTTGCGTCGCGGGCGTCCGCTGGCGGTGATGCTCTTTGTGACGACGTTTTTCGCGGTGGTGCATTTCCTCAAACCACCGGAGGCGTTGTACATTCCGGACGAGACGGTGGATTGGCGGTCGGGCTTCTTCCTGACCGGGATCATCTTGCGTCATATGCTCGAGCCTGAGTTTTTGCTGGCTGAGTTTGCGACTTTGTTTGCGGTGGGCTGGGTGTTGATGGTGGCACGGATGAAGACGCGATCGCTGTGGTTGTCGATCGGGCTGCATGGCGGCTGGGTGTTCGGGCTGAAGTTGTTCAGTGCCTGCACGCGTCGTGACGCGCCATTGGAAGAGACGCTGCCGTGGATTGGCAATGATTTGAAGACGGGGCTCGTGCCGTTGGTGCTGGTGAGTGTGACCGGGATCCTGGTGATGTCGATGACGCGCAAGTGGCGGACGCCGCCAGCATTGCAGGGCGAGAAGCATTAAGCCGAGAGAACCTTAGAATTCAGAGCGGATCATGAGTTCCAACCTACTTGAGCGCGACCGCAAGGCGGTGTGGCATCCATTTACCCAGCACGGAATCCCGAGCGAATTGCTGCGGGCGGCGAGGGCGCAGGGGGCGCATGTCTTTGACGACACTGGCAAGCAGTACCTCGATCTGATGAGCTCGTGGTGGGTGAGCATCCACGGGCATTGTCATCCGCGGGTGGTGGAGGCGATCAGCCAACAGGCGGCGACGCTGGACCACGTGTTGTTTGCCGGGGCAACGCACGAGCCTGCGGTGAAGTTGGCCGAGGAGTTGCTCGATCTTGCAGGGATCAAGGCGGGCAAGGTGTTCTACACGGACGATGGATCGACCGCGGTGGAAACGGCGGTGAAGATGGCACTGCAGTATTTTGGTAACCGTGGCGAAAAGCGCACCAAGATTGTCGCGTTCGAGAACGCCTACCACGGCGATACTTTCGGCGCGATGACGCTGGGGCAAAGTACGCACTTTTTCACGGCATTCCCGGCGACCGCGCTAGAGGTGGAGTTTTTGCCGGTTCCCCAGGTGTGGGAAGGGCACACGGACGATGCAGCGGAGGATGCCGTGGTGGCGCAGTTTGAGGAGATCGCTGCGCGTGGTGATTGTGCGGCGGTGATTTTCGAGCCTCTGGTGCAAGGGGCCGGTGGGATGTTGTTCCACTCCAAGCGTTTTTTGTCGGCGATTGTTCGCACGGCGAAGAAGCATGGGGTGCTGGTGATTGCCGACGAGATCATGACCGGGCTCGGGCGGACGGGGGAAGTGTTTGCCACCGACCATCTCGACGCGGACGCGCGGCCGGATATTTTGTGTGCGGCCAAGGGGTTGTCGGGCGGGATGTTGCCGTTGGCGGTGACAATCACCCACGATTTCATCTACGATGCGTTTATTGGCGAGACGTTCAGCAAGGCGCTGGCTCATGGGCACAGCTACACGGCGAACCCAATCGCCTGTGCCGGCGGGGTGGTGAGCATGGAGTTGCTGCGCGATGGGGCGACTATTCAGGCGCGTGATGCGTTGAGTGATGCGATGCGGAAGCACTTCCTCGGGCTGGTCGATCGGTATCCGGATTTGTTGGAGAAGCCGCGTATCCTAGGCGGAGTGGCGGCGGTGAACCTGGCACCGGAGTCGGTGGAATATGGATCGACGGTGAGTCGGAGGTTGCAGCAGTTCTACCACGAGCGTGGGCTGATTTTGCGTCCGGTGGGGCCGGTGATTTATTTGATGCCGCCGTACAAGGTGGATGAACAGGAACTGGCGGATGCGTGTGAGGTGGTGGCGGAGTCGCTTGAGCGGTTTGTGCGGTGATCCGAGGGGGGGTAAACCGTCCCTTCGGGACGAGGTGTCTGTGGGGCGGGAGCCCGGAGGTTGAAACCTCCGGCTAGCCGGTAAGTCGTCGCTTCGCGACGGGGATGTGGGTGTCGGATGTGGGTGTTGGATGTGGGTGTTGGATGTGGGTGTTGGATGTGGGTGTTGGATGTGGGCGTCGGATGTGGGCGTCGGATGTGGGCGTCGGATGTGGGCGTCGGATGTGGGCGTCGGATGTGGGCGTCGGATGTGGGCGTCGGATGTGGGCGTCGGATGTGGGCGTCGGATGTGGGCGTCGGATGTGGGCGTCGGATGTGGGCATCGGATGTGCGGGCGTCGGATGTGCGGGCGTCGGATGTGCGGGCATGGATCGAGGTGGTTTGTTGGGCGGAGCGAAGAGAAGGGGGCGGGTGCTGGAGATTTTGGGTTGGAGTTGGGAGTTGTTGTTGTGTAGGTGTTAGTTTGTGATTTCTCGAGTCAACTGGTGGGCGGGCAAGGTATTGGATTTGGTGGCTCCCCGGGTGTGTGAGGTTTGTGAGGGGCTGGTGGAGCGGCCGGAGCCGGCGTGGCGCCGTGGGCCGCGGCGGGAT from Sulfuriroseicoccus oceanibius includes:
- a CDS encoding heavy metal translocating P-type ATPase → MKDLSKSVSLPIEGMTCASCVGRVERALSAVPGVTRANVNLATERANVHFEGTVERDSLVQAVVEAGYEVPSESVKLAIDGMTCASCVGRVELALMNVPGVSEANVNLATGRASVRGSAEVAGLIAAIKHAGYDAREIVDSDKTVGSTTEKLDQEDLALRRDLVIASTLTFPVFLLEMGSHLIPAFSHWVMSTIGTQVSWYIQFVLTSLVLLGPGRRFYTKGFPALVRGAPDMNSLVAVGTTAAYLYSIVATFAPSILPAGTISVYFEAAAVITTLILLGRWMETRAKGRTSEAIKRLVGLQAKTARVRRNGKIEEVPVADVVVGDVVEVRPGERVPVDGEVVEGASYIDESMVTGEPLPVAKENGAAVVGGTVNQTGALTLRATAVGGDTMLAQIIRMVEEAQGSKLPIQALVDKVTMYFVPVVMVLALLTFGLWFFLGPEPSLTYALVNAVAVLIIACPCAMGLATPTSIMVGTGRGAEMGVLYRKGEALQLLKDARVVALDKTGTLTEGHPRMTDFEVLEGSDRSDVLAKIAAVESKSEHPIARAIVAAAEQEDLLLPDVTNLESVTGMGVVATVGSDRVEIGADRYMASVGYDVAEFAEVANRLADVGKSPIYAAIGGKLAAIIAVADPVKKSTPGAIDAFHQLGFKVAMITGDNRRTAEAVARQLGIDQVIAEVLPRGKVDAVRALKKEHGSVAFVGDGINDAPALAEADVGLAIGTGTDVAIEAADVVLMSGSLKGGLNAIALSVATLRNIKQNLFWAFAYNTILLPVAAGALWPHFGILLSPVFAAGAMAFSSIFVLGNALRLRRWVAPMADS
- a CDS encoding CHAD domain-containing protein, with protein sequence MAGMKRDKMRVCHVAQWCRKALEPWAEKAAHGGPLSDEDVHQLRVATKRVRAAWRVMESDKRVAREHSANLAAAARMVSGERDAAVLRALITEMEKTSEQSAGDGFYEWLADAVTSDCLDRSVPVERGDGVSIRARLAKALDDLAPYLQDEFSGHRKVLYGMRRTAKKCRKSLRKAARNDTPEEWHKARRRVKFVVHQNQIVCELAGQDLPDEVTAMRGLARQLGEWNDLDNLRAAMSRIAVPACHTDDARSVMEWIEARDREMRDAVKKVVRGG
- a CDS encoding MFS transporter, encoding MKSHPSPPEYTSPKWSAARVEILLCILFFFHLGVPGLFTVTLGNVMSSRGLGEFIHLAMSAGPVAAMLAPLMSGALADKRFDLGKVLAVLFAASSITLAWSFYLLDRGAPPWVFIFVFFIRALFFTPTFGLIASLAFALLGKGDTRFPRVRLWGTFGWIAAGWTVSHLLHGETSVAGGYAGAVVLAALAIACWFLPAVPPQAMVSAKKGLTALFGLDAFSLLRNRDHRAVFLTTTLVSIPFAAFYPYTPILLRELGDSHPASTMTLGQVSEIVAMISLPMLVARVRMRWIFLTSLSAALIRYILFTVGSASSATTWLWVGIFLHGICYTGVFITAQMYLADRIAPSMRSQAQSLLVMLNGGVGTLIGMLVGGELFKQSAIHSTSSGWSLFWGVQSAMIAATLIFFLIYYRGKNAS
- a CDS encoding CPBP family intramembrane glutamic endopeptidase produces the protein MTGSSLFRQDWLKVTLWLVGTMVLGALLAPWVFVGGKAFAEWVVAGGEARQGLPLVGWVGEEALKADFKRYFNRAMLVAALVLLWPLVKSLRGGDAAPHGLRLEKTPHRFGYLAVGWVMASAILLAMGFSFVGVGFFRMRGEPEWGEWLTTALIAGFGAAVMEEIFFRGLLTGALLRRGRPLAVMLFVTTFFAVVHFLKPPEALYIPDETVDWRSGFFLTGIILRHMLEPEFLLAEFATLFAVGWVLMVARMKTRSLWLSIGLHGGWVFGLKLFSACTRRDAPLEETLPWIGNDLKTGLVPLVLVSVTGILVMSMTRKWRTPPALQGEKH
- the bioA gene encoding adenosylmethionine--8-amino-7-oxononanoate transaminase, whose amino-acid sequence is MSSNLLERDRKAVWHPFTQHGIPSELLRAARAQGAHVFDDTGKQYLDLMSSWWVSIHGHCHPRVVEAISQQAATLDHVLFAGATHEPAVKLAEELLDLAGIKAGKVFYTDDGSTAVETAVKMALQYFGNRGEKRTKIVAFENAYHGDTFGAMTLGQSTHFFTAFPATALEVEFLPVPQVWEGHTDDAAEDAVVAQFEEIAARGDCAAVIFEPLVQGAGGMLFHSKRFLSAIVRTAKKHGVLVIADEIMTGLGRTGEVFATDHLDADARPDILCAAKGLSGGMLPLAVTITHDFIYDAFIGETFSKALAHGHSYTANPIACAGGVVSMELLRDGATIQARDALSDAMRKHFLGLVDRYPDLLEKPRILGGVAAVNLAPESVEYGSTVSRRLQQFYHERGLILRPVGPVIYLMPPYKVDEQELADACEVVAESLERFVR